In Lineus longissimus chromosome 5, tnLinLong1.2, whole genome shotgun sequence, the genomic stretch GCATGGCTGGAGCCTGTCTTGGGCTGGTACAGCCTAACACTTGGCGCGCTTATTCCCTTCACCATAATCATCATCAGCAATGTCCTCATAATCGGGAGCATGAAACGCGCCAACAGAAAAAGAGCACAGATGGGCGCGACAGCGACAGAAAGGCCGAATTCGTCCTCTCCGGATGCGCACCTGACGAGAATGTTAATTTTTGTCTCCATCGCTTTTTTAGTCCTATGCATGCCGTTCGGGTTAATCAATGTTATCACCACGGTCCCGGGTTTGATTGAGAAGTTTCATGGAGGAGACCCGTATCTGCAGGCTCAGTTTATTTTACTTTCCTTTGCTTTGGCTGAATTGTCTGTTTCGAATCATGCCGTTAATTTTTATATGTATTTTATCGGCGGCGGTCGTAAGTTCCGAAATGATGCGAAGGCTTTGGTGACTGGCTGCCTAAGGCCGTTGTAAGCCTGCTGGTTTAGGGCAAAACCAAGTGCTTTTGATTGCAAGGCCTCGAGAGAGGTTTCCCGTTGGCCACCGCCGCCGCAAACCTACTCTCGACTCTGGCGGTTATTTCCGCTCGCGCCGAAATCTACGACGTGTGCAATCCTTTCAGTAAGACCATATTCTGTTCTAAACGAGACTAGAGACGCCTCAATATGGGTTGCCGGCGCATTTTCGAGACGCCGATCCGTGCGATGGAACCGAATCGGGGTCCCAGAAAGGCGTCGTCAAGCCCTCTGTGGAGCTTTCGATCCATACACTGGTTCAACACCACCTCCATAGGAGCTTAGGGACGATGTCAGTTCAGATCTACTTGGAGAGTGATAGTCTCCGTTTCAAAATCATACTCCACGCAGGTCCACAACTACGTCCGATCAATAATTATCATCTTGCACGacaaggttggttgtgacactgacTGCAAATACAGTCTATGGTTGTGACTTACTTTATCACCGGTGTCCGAAATGCTGGTGGAAATCCCTGGCCAACGTCGCAACGCCTACACCAAGCTAAGACAATGGTCATCAGATGTGAAAAAGTCGAGGATAGGTCTGTCATGGTCTTCATCAGCTTGTGTCAACTGTCCAAAGTCCAGTCACGAGTTGCCACTAGTCAGAGTCGACGGGTTTCAGATCGTTTTAATTATAAAAGGTACAAGTTTATTTATTTAtggtctcattcaaaggacgaaGCAAGTtagagtttttttcttcaagcagTCTAGAGCTCACAAACAAAACAGCGTGACCCGGATGGAAGTCATCAACAAGGACATACGATTCATAAAATATTGGAATGGGTCTTCAATTTGAGGATGTGTCAAAATGGCTGTGATGAAGCGACCATCCGGGACATAATAACAATCTGTCCTCGATTAGAAATAGCCACAGCTTTGAAAAATCTTCGTCTCTTTTTAAAACTGCCATAGGCATATTTCATATTTCCTTGCGATGGCTGAAATAATCGGTTGCATTCATGAATCCACTTAAGAAATTATTTGCGCCCGAAGACAGTTTTAATTCGCACAATAATAGTATAGTCCGATCCAGGACGGGAAATAATGAAAACTTAAACATTTACATAAACCTATTACGACGTTGTACATTAGGTTTTGAAAGTTCCGAGACTTCGGAGGATCAATATTGGCCTGCAAACAATATTGATCGACATCGGCGACTGCTGTACCCATTCATTTGAGCGTTTCAAGCAAATCATGGTATATTCATATTGCCTTCGTTCTCCAGCTCTTCAGGCTGCCTCTATCATATCTCCAACCCTATGGCGGAATTGGATCAGGCTTGTCATTTTATGCTTGATCAAGGTCTGTAGAGTATTGGCTATCAAGGTTCAGGACCTTGGTTATCAAGGGTCAGGACCTTGGTGTTGAACTGCAAAACGCACCTCATGACAGAACGGCGTCCCTTGGGGCACTCAGAGCTAAGTATTTTGCAAGTCAATGTTTTGTTCAAATAGTGTAAAATACACTTGGTTTATTTGAATACGACGATAAGCAATGATGCGAGGACCCCAAGTCAATTTAGGGgaacaaatatttacaaatagCTTAAGTACAAAGAATAATGATAGAGACCCCGGCCGATGTACAGTCTCGATCAAAAGTAAATGAGCGGTGGTAAACCTGGACAGGCAGGATCAGCAAGCCTTACGGAGGACAATGATTGACTATGTACGAATTATGTTCAGGTAAATTTATTTTATCGACgatgtttttttgaaaatttcttcgATGATTCCTCATACAACATAGAATAAAAGAGGTTTTACGAGTGCTGCGCTCACTTACTTTtgacatatactgtacatgtcCTCCAAGATTCTTTGGTCGGAATTTGTGTAAACTAGCTTGCGAAAAGACTTATGTTTAGAATAACTGGGCCTATCTCGTTAACAACATGGTGGCATTATCATAAATGTTGATATTTGCCCTGGAGACAAGGATTATGGACTGAGATTGTTTGGGGGTAGGTCAATTATCTTCATGACAATACACGTACCTAATAAGTTTGGATAAATCAAGCAATTCTCTATACCTCGCCTCCCTTTCGGATTGGTTCACGGACTCCGCATTCTCGCTATTCCTAAACCATGCCGTTGCTTGGATAAGTTGGTGTAGTGACATCCGGAGACATCGATTGTGACTCAGGTGAGGTGTTGTGGTGACGTTAAAACCAAGTCCGCGTTTCAACTCTGCGGCAGGCAATGATCATGACCGTTGACAATATGACATGAAATCATGTGATGTGATGTCACCACGTAACCTCCTCTTCACCTGACTTGTAATTTCCAAAAGATTATTCAGTTCATTAAATACGGATCAACCTGGCGATATAACAGTCCTAAGATAAGGACAATCGTCGTCGTGACAGGGGGTGGACAGTCACAGTGGTCTGACATTAGCTTACAAGGATATTGAGTTGTTGGAATACACTGGATGAAGCGCCAGGGGCATTGGTTTACTGGCGAACTTACCCATCCATGCTCACGATAGAAGTCCCGGGAAGACAAGGACGGTTGCCGTCGTGACGAAAGCCAAAGAGGGGTAAGGACATATTCTAGTTTAACCTGAGTGGAGTCGATCGAAAGCCTAACTCGACCAGGTATGTAATACAGATATTGAGACTGCTTTTGCTCTACGACTGCTGATAGTTTTTTGTAGGCCTCGTCACAACCCCGTTTAACGAAACAACTTATCTGTTGTAACATGCCTATATCGATGGTCCTGCTGGTCAATCCATAAGTCATCAACTCCGCTCCGGCAAAATTATCAGCGGTCAATTGTGCCACCGGTTATAAAAAAGACAGTGCAAGATTGACGAGCTCATTTGCTAGTGTTAAAACTACTGAATTTGCAATGCAAACCCAGAGCAGATTTCAATCTAGTTTTTATCACATTACAGAGATGGATGGGAAAAGCTTCTCCGTGTCCGATGCCTGCGGTGAAGAGATAGAGCTCATCAATAAGAAGCCTCTGGCGATACCGACAGCTTTTGGTGAAAGGGGCAGAGGTGGAAAACCTTCCACCAAACCTAACATCAAGGCCATGTCGGTGTGGAGCACGGACAGCGAACACAAAGCTCACCTACTGAACAGACTAGAGGACACTCGCCTGACGACGAGTCTGTGCGTGATCAGGAAAGAGAGACACATCTCGGAACGTAAGTTTCGTCAGGATGTGCGCACGCTTCGAATCAGGTCAGCGCGACTGTCTCTGCCTGGCGACGGAGAGACGCCTCGCGGAGCTACCGCGTCGAGATCCACGCTGTCTTCAAGAATGTCCAACAGGCTGCAGAATGGCCAGTCGATGATGAATGTGGTTGTGCCTGAGCGGACGCCGTTGACGCGGCCGAAGACAGCTCCTCCTATGCTAACGTACCGCCCGCAGACAGTGATGTCCTGTATTCTGTGCAGCACGGTTAGGAACATGGCCATGAAACACCGCCGAATGAACTCCCGCACTTTACACAGCACTGAGGACATGACAGAGTCATTTTTATTGTCTTTGGAAAGACACCATGGTCAGGGTAAACTCCCGGACGTCATCCAGACGTATTTAGACCATCTGCCATATTGTATAAACGCTAGAACGAACACAGTAACTGTTGCACCGCCGCAAGAAATTAGTGCCGGACCGATACGGGTGACGGTAACAGATGTCGCGCCACTACCTGCGGCAAATGCCGCCGCACCACAACCGGCAACGGACGATGTCGCAGAAGATAATGTGACAAGCATTATCAGTGACGACGAACTTGAATATATCACTGGCGTTAACAAGAAGGTTAAAGAAAGTGACAATAGATTGAACCAATCGGTCACCAATCAGACGAGAGAGAAAATGGAGAAGGTCACAATCCGCGAGGACGAATCGGGAATGACGATAACACAGCATGAGGACATTGGGGACGTCACGAGAACTTTCGCGAAAGACAGCGTAAACTGGCGTTTGTATAACTTCCTTAAAGCGCAGCGTGAGTTCAATACGCGGTGTCCTGTGCCGAGTCACATCGCCGAGACCAATGAGAAGTGGTGTTTTGATCACTCGTCCGCCGGGACGCACAGGCGGCGGATTAGTGTCCTCCCGGCGAGGAGGAGGAGTCATCATAAAAAACAAAAGTGAGTCAAAATCTGGGACTCGAGGTTGTAAAACAAAAGACAGGTTTGGCAACCTCCTACGTAGAACGAGGGTGTTGTGCTGACTGAGaaagtctgtcatgtctgtcgtGTAATTATGAAGTTCTGATAGCTTCATATACACAACACTTGTAAATCATCTATGCTTAGAATCAAGCATGGATTAAGCATCTAAATCTATGGATTAAGCATCTTAATCTATGCTTGTTAGAAGTCATAAGAGAGAAATCAGCGAAATGTTCAAATGTAGCTCCTGGTCAAACATGTAACTCCTGCTGGAACATGTTTTTGTTCGGAGGAATGGCAGACGATTGGttttgactcttccagctggttatcctTCCACTGGGCCGGTTTCCACTCTACCAGCTGGTTAAGAATTTCAAGTGAACTACTTTATCTGTATTGGAATAAGTAATGGATGCCGAGGGGACTTATTTGCACAGATCTTACTGAGATCCTAGTTTGATGCTGTGCCGCACCGCTCCTTCAGACTGCATCTGCATGCACCACCTGTTTTGATGAGTACAATCAAGAATATTGACGACCAGATATGAATCAAAAAATCTTTTATTAAAAACAATCTTAATATTCTGTCTGTTGGCAATATGTACAAATGACCAAAAATACAACATTAATAGTAAACAACATCCGAATGCAACTTACaatatttggcatgtttggaatTTTGAGCAATTTAAGGAATAATGGCCAACTTGTCCACAATTGCAGATTACCTTTCACCCCTGAACTTGCAACAATAGACTGACCCCATGGGAagaatgtacagggtgtctctgAAAAGAACATTGAGTTTGATTTGACTAAACTGAGAGCTTATGTGACCCTACAACCTAACTAGGTCGAGACTAATGATTGACCTGTACCAAAAGACGAAAGTGACGCCAGCAATTCAGTCAGCCAACGCGCAATTAGTTAAATCTCATGGGATCAACCACTGAAAGGTATGGTCGTCTTTTCTTGTCGAGTTCTTTAGAGACACCCTGTAGCAACGGGGCACATTAAACATAACATTGGTGGTTATCACATTCACAGGAGGACAAGACGAGATGGACACGGACACTTCCAATTTCTAACAAAAGGTGTCACTAGCCACACATTTGCCATTCCAAGTCATGTTTTTCAACAAGCGATTTTATACATTCACAACAGTTAGAAACAGACAACAgtttaaaatatacatgtacatgtactatatagCATGGAGATCAGTTTAAAGTTTCTTCTAAAGATGTCACAACATGGAGCCTACAGGGTGTGTGAAAAACGTCCCAGGAGAAAACGGTCGCACATTGAAAAGGACTACAATGAAGTGAGGATGAGTGTGGGTGAGACCCATGTGTGAAGATCATGTTTGAATTTTTCAACTGGGAGGATTTTGTACTTGGAATTTTCAATTAATTGAACTTTTCTTTGACTACCAAAATGTCACATATAACTGCTTAACCCTTGTCATCAGCACTAAACTAAAAGCAACTTAACTGGTCATCATAACACATTCAGTAATGCACATTGGAGGAACTGGCACATTTTACACAAAATATATACAACTAAAGTAAGAAATAAATCAGTAGGTCATTAAAAATCTGACGTCAACAAAAACTCACAAAAATTGCACCCAGTGAAATATGAAACTATTTTTCATATTCATAATTAATTAAGAAATTAACAAACAAAGAGGCATCACAATTAGAAATAAAGTATAGGTTTTTAAACAACACAGAACAACGAAACGTTTCATCATTATTTAGCCCCAAAAGTCTTGCACTTTGTAACAATACAGACATCACACTTTGGCACTTATCTGAAAAGTCTCATCTCCACATTAGTGTTTCACGCTGCATACCACGCAAAGGCCTTTTTTCTTTGGTATTGTGGCATATTACAACACCCTTGCAAATGATACATGACTACTGCACTATATGGCCTCCTATAAAATGTACACTTTGGAAGAAGTCTGACCTCAGTACAAGCAGTGATTACAAAACAGAAATTTTGACTAATTATTCAAAATGAGGTCAATGTGACATGCAAAGGTTTAATGCCAGGTGTTGTCTGAGGTAACAGAGagtacaacatacatgtatggtgcaGCCAGCAGGGGATTGATTCGGAAATATTTAGACCAAATGAGACATTTTGAGCAGGAATGTCCGGGCACACGAAGGTCACACAGGCTAATACCGGCTACTGTATTTATACCTAATACAGAGCTTATCATAATAGCCTATTTGAAGACTTACCCCGTAGTCTTTATAAGCAATATTTTTAAAAGGTATTAAATAAATAGACTAATGCTTCAATTGTAGTTGTACTACCAAATATTATAGACAACATGAATGGTACAAAAATACAACAGGTAGAATATCCCCACGTACATTTCTCTTGGAATGAATTGTGTCGAGGTACAATGTGCGTCACATTTTTTATAGCTTCAACTCACAATGAATACACATCTAAACTTAAAAGCTTCAAAGCATTTGGAAACGACCTGATAGTTTATAATAGAAATGAACAAGTTTCTTAAAAGCAAATTCTGTCGGTGGTGCAAGTTGTAAAAACTGTTTGGAAAAGTTCAGCAGCAGTAAAATAAAGAGATGTAATTTGATCACATATTATATAAAGGCTGCTGTACACGAGTGATCGAATTGGTGCTACCGTCACCGCTAAGTGAACAAAATTGGTTTTGTCTTAAACTTGCCATAAAATTTCCCAATGAAATTTTAGGGACTGCGACGGCTGCAACCATTCTGAACACCTGTGTGAAGCACGCTCGATTCACTGGCTGAAAACCTGAGATAACAATCACTCTCCAACAGGTTAACTTTCTCATCATTTCTAAATTGTTTGTTAAGTACATCATTGTTCTTAGGTCATCTTCAATTCAAGACATTGGACATTTCACAGACCAACTAAAGTAACAAGCAAAACAGTCTTCATTCAACCACAGGATCTCGCACTAACATGTTATTTCATCTTCACTTATGCTTCATTCTTTGatacagttacatgtatgtcatgaaAACTCCCTCACATATGATATAAACTCTAAATGGTGCCAGTAAGCCACCACAACACACCAGGGCTGGTCAGTTTGTATACATAACGTCATTGAACAACATATTGTGATCAGAATTTGTTTGACTCGCATGTACTTTCAACTGAATGGTGGGACCTTGCAGACACAACACATTGCCTCAGCATAACAGAAACTAATGACTTTCTGTATAACATTGTGTAATCAAGGATGGAGTTCTAAGTCAGCAGTCATACAAGAGTGCATCAAAACATTGAAGCTCTTCTACACATCTTGACATTGTTGACCTTACTTTTGATTGCTATCACATATTCTGTTATCATCACACGGAAGGATGTGCAACTTCTCAAAAGAAGTAGACATTCTATTACTAATACTACGCCCAAGCATAGATTCAGAGAACTAAGTTtaacaattcaatttcaacagaAAACTTTCTACAATTGCTACTGTGGACTACTCCAAAAGTCAATAATAAGTAGGCAAACCTTTTTAAGCATTGTTTCGCCTTCAAATTATGATAACAGAGAAGCCAAGCCTACTTGAGCCAGCATGATGTCTCAGGGACACTACATTGGTAAAGTTGATTTCAACAGCTACGCCCTTGAGAGAAGAGGGTTTAATTGCCAAACCTAACCATGAAATTTAGCTCAAGAAATTCCGAAAAGTTTCTCTCACTTGCCTGTGTTAGCTGAGAATATCATGGTTTCACATCCATTTTgctattttattgagatttcCAGGGTGTTGCTTTCACGGCACATACTGTAACCTGGGAAAATTCCAAACTTGTTTCCTCACGATGCAACTTTATATTTTCCAACAATGGCAAGAAAGTGATTATCCTTCTCCTTGCCCTTGCCTCCAGAGAGCCTCTGCCTCGTCTCGCGACTGAAATGCATGACCTGGCACGGGTCGTGCCTCGTGAGGTAGTGATCGAATGTATCCCAGCCACCTCCTACACGCACCATGATGTGTTTACCTTTCAGAAGCTGGAGAAGAGAAGATAATAGGATCAAGATTGTGAACAGCTTGAACAGAGCTCAAAGTTTTAAAGCAACGTAAAGCATGGCCATCAGTTGGATGGGTGACCAGTGCACATAATACAATTATGTCATTGTTTTACTCTCCATAGTCATGTATTTGCTGGTATATTTTCACTCCTCTGATTCTGAACCATATTGTCAAGAAATGTGCTCTCAACAAGTCCTGTGATCAAGCCATTCAATCAAGATATGTACTCACCCTGATGAAGACCACTTTTCCACCAAGGTTATACCGACCCTCTGATAATCTGTCAACTGAGAACTTTGGACAGCATTTGCAATTACCAGCCCTTTTCTTTACCTGTGAAGAGAGAAGTAGATTTAACACATAAAACCACCACGGTTGAAATAAAGGAGTATCCGTATGTATTGTCCCAATAAGGGCTGCTTGCAAGAAAACCTTGGTGAACAAGAGTGGACAAAAAGTACTATTGGTGATGAAGTTTTGCAAATGTCAGCCCACGAAACCATTTTCAAACGCCTGATGATACTCTGTATCAACAAGTTTATGAAGTAATACTTCAGCAGGAAACTGCAAGTAAAAAGATGGAGGAACATTCCTGCACAATCTGGGGTTAGCGTCGCATATCACGGCCAGAAATGCACAGATGGACAAACACCCAACCAAGACCCCTACCTCATCATCCACTGGATCTGGTTTCTTCCTCGCTGTACTCGGCCTTGAAGACGACTGGGACGAGGTAGAACGATGAGAACAACATTCCGAGATTCTTGGCGATGACGATCCATCTGAACTTGCGGATGGTCTCCCATTGGCCAACGGAAGTTGAGAAGTCGGCAAGGGCAGTTCTCCAGAGGCCAAGTTTTTCTCCTCCTTCTCAATCTCAGTTTCTAGTTTAATGAGGTGAGGCGGTTCAATGCCGTATCGAGTTCCTATCCTAGCAATTTCAAGAAGGCATAATACTACTGATCGCGGGTTTTTATGTAGAACTAAATCTTCTGTTTCGAAAATTGTCTCGTCTTTGATTTTATAGTCTCTGCACCAACGTAGGAAGTTAGCCATGTTGTCTCTGGCAAACCATGAACCAGACTTGGCATTTGATTTACACTTTGGCACTTTTGATGGGATCATCTGAAAGGAAAAAGACGATAACATGCAGTGTTTACAGAGAGCATGGTTTAAGACGATCAAACTGTTGACAGTGACAAAACCATTTAAAGAGAAGAATCTCTTGTTTTTGTATCTCCTCGATCAACTTATCTCAGATGTTATCAGAATAAGTCGCACTGCAATGGTGCTCTTCACATCATTGGCAAATTTGCATGAACAACTGAATATTAACATACTAATACCAAACGTGAAACTGCATAGTGAGTCAATGTGTGCTCTGAAGGAAAGCGAGAAGATATTCGAGGGCTATCCCATGACCACTTACATCATCTGTTTTTCTGTCCTTCCTCCACTCAATCGCTCTTGTCGTCACCAGCTCAGCCAGCTTGCACACATGAACTCCATTGTCTAATGCAGCCATGAAGTCCTCGGCTGTAATCTCAATACCTACAAGGAAAGACCGAAGCTAAGAGTTAAAAGTGAATTTTGCAATACCTGCATTCTAGCTTACATATTCATCACCCTGCTGCAGCTGAGCAAGTGCAAGGGTAAGTATTCCCTTACAAAACTCTGGTGGTGGAGTTCCATAGTAATGATTCAATGCACTAATTTGGGAATTTCTTTCATCCTCGCTTTGATACCAACTTGTATGCAGAAAATGAAGGGGCATGGGGGGGGGCATTGTATTGGCAAGAGATATTTACTCGAAGTCTGCTGTCTAAGAGAGTTCTgctggtcagggtggtgtcctttggcaagTATTCCTCTCAGCTCTTCATCAGGAAGCAGACATTGATATCAAGGGAGCAGTCATGGTCTGAAGTCTTGGTTGTAAGCACTTTTACCATCTACAGCAGAATCACTGGAGATGAGGGCCATTCATTTATCACAACAGCTGATAATGCACCAAGTTCAAGGTTCAAACAAGTGCACAGAACAGGAACTCGGTAACGTACTTAAGTATGTTTGTTTGAGAAGAGAGGTTTGCAGGCAACTTTGTAATTGTCCCATGGTGGTGCCCCTGGCACAAAGCAGATATTAATGGAAATGATTAGACTCATAATTCACAACAATCACATTATTCTAATTGCAGTTTACACCCAGTGTAATGATTGCAATGATTGCTGCACGGAATACGGATCCAAAGATATGTGTGTAGAATGGACGTTACTGTCTGACGATGTAGAGCTATTTACATGCACAGGAATTTAACTCCCAGGCATGACAATTTATTCATGATACCTGATAAAAAAATGTCTGACTTCATTACTGAGGACATGATGTCTGACTTCATGACTGAGGACATAAAAGATAACTGCTTAGTCCGAGGGTTTGAGAAGGGGGATAGCTTTGTGGTACCTTTCACATCATTTCCAACCTAGATTTTAGGTGACGTAACAGGGATAAAGTCAAAAGGACAGTGGTCAATGGCCTTAGGACAAATTACCGATCAGGTGACCTGCCAGGTAGCTGGTCAACCTTCTTCACAAATTAGCAGTCCTCCAGTGCAGTTTTCAGAAACGAGGTGAAATATTGGGTACAACTTACAAGTCACCAACTCCAAAATTAGCTGGTCCACTGGGACCATTGCTGAAATCCAATCCTGAAAGTATCCCCTAGTTCTACCAGAAAGCCAAGCACCCACCTAATAGTCTGCTCAGCCATTCAGCAAGATCTTCCTTCAGCGGTAACAAGGCCTCTTCTTGCCGTTCTGCGATCTGGCTGATGTCGACAGGGTCCACATTGCTCTCGCTCACCACACCGCTCGTAGAGTCCCTCATGGCTCCTCCAGAGACAGAGTGACGTCGGCCGTTCTCACCATTTGCCGCGCCATCATCCATACCTAGGAGGGATCGTTCAAAGGCGAACGAGAGTCGTCTAAAAAAAATCAAGCAAGTGCCTCGAATGTGAACAGTTTACTCAGCAAAGGGTTAACATACTCTAGGTGAAACTCATTTAAGGATGAGGTTTGTATTCTATAcacaatttcattttgaaaaatcaataaGTTTGGTGATGTGTGGATTGACAATGGTATGCCAGCACATGCCAAGTCTGTCAAGACTTGTTTGAAGTTCAAGAAAGACACCAGTATCATAAGGGTAATATACACACTCTGCTGACATTCACATGAACCATGCTAAAATAATACTgtcaaatttcaaaaacaaacaaaatatgcCAACTACAAGACTACAAGAATATTACAACATCCATACTAAGAGCATGTAGAGAGTGGAGTGGCAAGATCCATACTAAGAGCATGTAGAGAGTGGAGTGAAAACCCACCCAAACAGATGAGATC encodes the following:
- the LOC135487933 gene encoding uncharacterized protein LOC135487933; amino-acid sequence: MDGKSFSVSDACGEEIELINKKPLAIPTAFGERGRGGKPSTKPNIKAMSVWSTDSEHKAHLLNRLEDTRLTTSLCVIRKERHISERKFRQDVRTLRIRSARLSLPGDGETPRGATASRSTLSSRMSNRLQNGQSMMNVVVPERTPLTRPKTAPPMLTYRPQTVMSCILCSTVRNMAMKHRRMNSRTLHSTEDMTESFLLSLERHHGQGKLPDVIQTYLDHLPYCINARTNTVTVAPPQEISAGPIRVTVTDVAPLPAANAAAPQPATDDVAEDNVTSIISDDELEYITGVNKKVKESDNRLNQSVTNQTREKMEKVTIREDESGMTITQHEDIGDVTRTFAKDSVNWRLYNFLKAQREFNTRCPVPSHIAETNEKWCFDHSSAGTHRRRISVLPARRRSHHKKQK
- the LOC135487939 gene encoding growth arrest-specific protein 2-like isoform X2, whose amino-acid sequence is MDDGAANGENGRRHSVSGGAMRDSTSGVVSESNVDPVDISQIAERQEEALLPLKEDLAEWLSRLLGIEITAEDFMAALDNGVHVCKLAELVTTRAIEWRKDRKTDDMIPSKVPKCKSNAKSGSWFARDNMANFLRWCRDYKIKDETIFETEDLVLHKNPRSVVLCLLEIARIGTRYGIEPPHLIKLETEIEKEEKNLASGELPLPTSQLPLANGRPSASSDGSSSPRISECCSHRSTSSQSSSRPSTARKKPDPVDDEVKKRAGNCKCCPKFSVDRLSEGRYNLGGKVVFIRLLKGKHIMVRVGGGWDTFDHYLTRHDPCQVMHFSRETRQRLSGGKGKEKDNHFLAIVGKYKVAS
- the LOC135487939 gene encoding growth arrest-specific protein 2-like isoform X1, with the protein product MSKVRRLSFAFERSLLGMDDGAANGENGRRHSVSGGAMRDSTSGVVSESNVDPVDISQIAERQEEALLPLKEDLAEWLSRLLGIEITAEDFMAALDNGVHVCKLAELVTTRAIEWRKDRKTDDMIPSKVPKCKSNAKSGSWFARDNMANFLRWCRDYKIKDETIFETEDLVLHKNPRSVVLCLLEIARIGTRYGIEPPHLIKLETEIEKEEKNLASGELPLPTSQLPLANGRPSASSDGSSSPRISECCSHRSTSSQSSSRPSTARKKPDPVDDEVKKRAGNCKCCPKFSVDRLSEGRYNLGGKVVFIRLLKGKHIMVRVGGGWDTFDHYLTRHDPCQVMHFSRETRQRLSGGKGKEKDNHFLAIVGKYKVAS